In the Candidatus Binatia bacterium genome, AACATGAGCACGTCGAAACGGCCCGAGTCGATCGCGGCGTTGGCAATCTCCTCCAAGTTCGGCGTATGCGTGCTGACTCCCAAAAACCGGACCTTGCCTTGTTCCTTGAGGCGATCGAACGCTTCGTGGATGTTAGGTGCAAACAGCCGGTCGAGGCGGTCGCACGAATGGATATGAATGAGGTCGACGTAGTCGGTTTGCAGACGCCGCAAACTTCCCTCGACTGCCTCGATAATTTTGGGAACCGGCGTATCGTTCGGTAGGTGGCCGTCAGCCACGCAAAACTTGGTGGCCACGAACAGCTTGTCTCGATGCCCTTTCATGGCCTCGCCAAGTACACGCTCGGAGTTGGTGTCGGCGTAGTCGGGTGCTGTGTCGAAGTAGTTGATTCCGCGCTCGATCGCATACCGCGCCACGTTGGCGTTGTTGATGCGCGATGAGCCGAGAGAAATATCGGACACCATGGCGCCGGTGCGTCCGAGGCGGCGATAACTGCGCACGCGGGCTTCGCTCCACTCCGGTCGCGCCTGCGGGGCAATGGTTTCGACCTTGGCGCTGAAGAAGTCACGCCCAACGGCAATCCAGCCGCGATTGCGGGCGACAGCCACCCCGACCCCGCCGATGATTGCGGCCATCTCCGTTCCTGCGGCTGCGACCACGCGGAGCGCTTGACGCCGGCCGAGCTGGTGCGCTTCGGCAGTGTCGAGGGAGCGAGCGATTTCGATCCAGCGTTCTCTTCCGCCCAAGCCGCAGGGCAGACACACAGGCACCCGCCAAGCGAAAAACTGCAAGGCCATTGCCGCAGAGAAGCACACCAACGGGATGGCGAGATGCCACCAGGGCAGCAAACTTCGCTGCACGCCTTCGACGAGATCGTGCAACAGATTCCCTCCCAGCCACCAAGCGAGGAAGAGCCCGAGCGCGTACAGAGCCCAAACATAGGGCCGCTTGATTTGTACGAAGCGGAGCTGAAGCTCGCCGCCGCAAGCACTGCACTGTTGCTGGTCCATAGCCGCCTCCTGTGTTCTTGGCAGTGTACGGCGGGGGCGCACGCAAGTCTAGCCAGAGGGGTTGGCGCACTGCGGCACGGTGGACACGTGCGTTGGCGACCGTTCGATTGCTCGCGAGAGCTAGCGACGACTCGCTGACCACCTTGTGGCCGCCGTGTCAAGCCAACGCTGCAGCCGTTCGGCCCAAGGCAAGGCGCTCATCAACGCTCGTTTGAGTTCAGGGAGTGCCTGCCGAGCGGTCAAACGTCCGGCGTGGATCGCTTCACGGCTCAAGTGAAAGTCGAACAGGCCGAGACGAACAGGAACGTGAATCAGGAAGTCCGGTGGGTCATCACGCAGGCGGGCAGCGGCAATCCGCGCCTGCACGATAGTGCTGGCGCGCGAGAGGATTTCAACGAGGCCAAGCTCGGTGGCGGGGGTGCCGTTGGTTTCGGGTAGCAACCGGCTGGTCGAAAGCGGCGGTTTCTTCCAGCGCCGGCGCAAGCGCTCGCTCCATTGCTCGGTTAGGCTCGAGCGTGTCACCCGGCGTGGCAAAACCGCTGGGTGAACTTGCAGCACACTCACGGCAATCACAAAGTCCGCCCCCAGAGCGCGGGCCACGTCTGCGGGGATGGGGTTCACGAGGCCACCATCCACCAGAATCCGCGGCCCCAAGCGCTGCGGGGTAAACAAGCCTGGAATGGCAATGCTGGCCCGCACAGCCTCCAGGACCGAACCAGATTGCAACACGACCTCCTCGCCCGTGTCGAGGTCCGTCGCCACTGCAGCAAACGCGATCGGCAATGCTTCGATCGTCGTGCCCAGGTGCGGGCGAACGAGCTCTAATGAGCGCCGCCCTTCGAGCAATCCGGCTTGCGGCCAAATGGGGTCGAACAAACGCAACACACGGGCGCGGGTCAGTTCGCACATGGTATTGCGGAATGCCTCCAGTTGCCCATTGGCAAATGCCGCCCCGACCATTGCTCCGGCACTGGTACCAGCCACACAGCGAATCGGTAGCCCGGCGGCGACGAGCTCTTCGAGCACACCCACGTGAGCCATTCCGGCCGCGCCGCCACCACTGAGTGCGACGCCGATTTTCACAGAAGAAGTCGAGGTAAGGGCGGTCATCGGCGCTCTCTATGCCAAAAGCACCCCGCGATGTCACTTCGTCGCGAGGCCGCTGATGGTCGCGAGCAAGCGGTCGACGTCGATGCTGGTTTCCGTCACCTGCGCCGCCTCCTGCGGGTCGAGCAACGCGTTTTCCGAGTAAGGCACCGCGCCGAGTGGCTCCCCAAGCCACGCCCGCAACGCGTCAACATTGGTTCTTTGAGCCACCTCCGTAACTGGGATGGGGTGGTTCCAAACGTAGCCGAGCCAACGCGCCCCATGCATGCGAATGTTTTGTACTGTGAGCAACGCGTGATTTAGAGCGCCCAACCGATTGGCCACCACGACGAGCGCATGCGCTCCAAGAGCAAGGGCGAGATCGGCAAAGGTCAGTTGCTCGGTGAGCGGTACCAGCCAACCACCTGCGCCTTCGACTAGCGCAAGATCGTAACTTCCAGCATGCGATGTAATGTGCTGGCAAAGCCAGCGAAAGTCGATCGATCGTCCCTCCCGCTGAGCAGCAATTGCCGGAGCCAGCGGCTCGGCGAAAACGTAGGGACAGACCTCTTCCAGTGGTTGCACGGCACCGGCAAATCCGCGCAGACGGACGGCATCCGCCGGCACCAGCTTGCCATCGGTGCCCGTGCTGCAGCCAGTTTCGGCTGGCTTGAACACACCGACCCGCAAACCCCGCGCATGCAGCGCAGCCACCAACCCGCAGCTCACGGTTGTTTTGCCGACGCCGGTGTCTGTGCCCGTAACAAAGACAATACGTGTGCTCATGGAGTCTCGCTCGTTAAAACGTAGTAGGGCGAAAACGCCTCATGGGCGGCTCTGCTCTGTAACCTCCTGGATGCTCTCCCGCGCGACTGTGCACAGCTCTGCCAATTGATCGGCGGAGATGCAAAGCGGAGGCATAAGTACGATCACGTTACCAAGCGGGCGCAAAATAACGCCACGCCGCCGTGCCGCGAGAATCACTCGATGGCCGATGCGCAGCCCTGCGGGATAGGGCGCGCGGGTTTCCCGATCGGCCACGAGTTCAATTCCGACCATGAGCCCGCACTGCCGGACGTCGCCCACGTGCGGTAGCGGCGCAATCTCTTCGGCGAGGAGCCGTTCCAACTCCGCGGCCCGAGTCCTCACGCGATCCAGCACGTTTTCTTGCTCGAACACGGCAAGACTCGCGATCCCCACTGCACAGCCAAGTGGATTCCCGGTGTAGGTGTGCCCGTGGAAGAACGCCCGAAAAGCATCGTATGGCCCCAGAAACGCGGTGAAAATCTCCTCCCGCACGAGCGTGGCCGCGAGCGGCAAGTAGCCGCCCGAAATGCCCTTGCCTAGGCACATCAGGTCAGGCTCGACGGCGGCGTGTTCCACCGCGAACAAGCGCCCGGTGCGTCCGAAGCCCGTGGCCACTTCGTCGCAAATGAGCAGCACGCCATGGTGCGCGGTTAGCTCGCGGAGCGCGCGCAAATAGGCGGGATCGTGCGTCCACATTCCTGCTGCGCCTTGTACCAGTGGCTCGACGATCAATGCTGCCAGCCGAGCCCCGTGACGGCGAAACAATGCCTCCGCCTCAGCAATGGCTGCGTCGAGCGCTGCTGCGGCATCGAGCCCCCGCTGCCACCGGAATACATGGGGAGGGTCCAGCTTGTGGCAGGGGAATAAGAGTGGCTTGTGGAAACGGTGAAACGCCTCGGAGTAGCCGAGGCTCATCGCCCCAATGGTGTCGCCGTGATACGCCTCGGTAAGCGACACAAAGTCTGTTCGCTGCGGCTCGCCGACCAACTGCCAGTATTGCGCCGCAATTTTCAGCGCTACCTCAACGGCGGTCGCCCCCGAGTCGGAATAGAAAACCCGCGTGAGCGATGCAGGTGTGCGTTGGACAAGTTCCTTGGCAAGCGCAATAGCGGGCACGTTGCTGAGACCGAGCATGGTCGAGTGGGCCACCAAGTTGGCCTGCTCCTGCAACGCAGCGTCGAGCACCGGATGCCGGTGCCCGTGCACGTTGCACCAGAGCGAGGCGACGCCGTCGAGATAGCGGTTGCCGTGCACGTCGAAGAGGTAGGGTCCTTCGCCGCGCTCGATGATGAGCGGCGATTCGTTCAGCCACTCCGCCATTTGGGTGAACGGGTGCCAAAGAAAACGGTGGTCCCATTCGGCTAACGTGTCAGGAGCGATCCGGGCCATTTTGCTCTTCCTCGCTGAAAACCTTGGTGAACGCGCGTGCGGCAAACTCGAGATCGCGTGGCGAGTGCGTTGCCATCACGGTGATGCGCAGCCGTGATGTGCCCTCGGGTACGGTGGGCGGACGAATTCCTTGCACCCACACACCCTCCTCGAGCAAGCGCGCAGAGATCCGCATGGTGCGTGCCGGGTCACCGATCAGCACCGGGAGGATATGGCTCGCGTACGGGATGGTAGGGATGCCGGCGGCGCGAAGAGCACGCTGAAGGGAGGCAGCATTGGCAGAGAGTTGCTGCCGCAAATCGGGCCGGCTGCGCACCAGGCGCACGGCCGCCAGCGCTGCACCGACTACCGGTGGGGGCAAGGCCGTGGTGTACACCAAAGAGCGTGCGCGGTTGATCAACAGTTGGATCAAAGATCTCGCACCAGCGACATACGCACCGAAACAACCTAAGGCTTTTCCCAAGGTTCCCATTTGGACCGCAACCCGGCCGTGCAGTCCAAGCTCTTCGACCAGACCCGCGCCGGTGGGACCGAGAACCCCAGTGGCATGCGCTTCGTCGACCATGACCCACGCTCCAAAGCGCTGGGCCACTTCGCAAATCTCGACCAATGGGGCGCGATCGCCATCCATGCTGAACACCGAATCCGTGACGATCAAGCGGTGGCGAGCAGGCGTGTGCGCAAGTTCGTACCCTAATCGGTCGACATCATTGTGCGGGTAGACCACCACGCGTGCACGGGAGAGCCGGCAGCCGTCGATGATGCTGGCATGATTCAACGCATCGCTGAACACGGCATCGCCCTCGCCAACGAGGGCGGCAATCGTGCCGACGTTGGCGTGGTAGCCGGAATTGAACAGCACGGCCGCTTCCGTACCCTTCCAGCGGGCAAGTTCGGATTCGAGTTCCTCGTGTAGCGCGAGCGAGCCGGAGATCAGCCGCGACGCCCCCGCTCCCACCCCCCAGCGGGCTGCAGCATCGGCGGCCGCAGCCACGAGCTCCGGGTGATTTGCGAGCCCGAGGTAGTTGTTCGAACACATGAGCAAAGTGCGCCGGCCGGCCAGATCCACCCACGGAGCGACAGCGCTGCCGACGGGCCGCAGCGCGCGCAACAATCCTCGCTCCTGAAATGCTGCTAGGGTCTCGCTCGCGGCTCGTTCCAAATCCATGATCGAACATGTTTGCTAGCGAGAGCCAAAAACAAAGCCAACTCGCTGCGGCATCAACTTGACTTTGTTCCCTGTGAACTCCAAAAGGCGCCCTTCATTGCATTGGGCGTCCCGCCTCGAGTCATGCGCCGATTTGTTACGATTGTTGTTGTTGGTTTGATCGCCATGGGCGCCGGGCTGGTTTGGATGCAGTGGGACCGCGCGCCCACGGTGATCGCCGACGAAACGAGTCCGGTAATCGGTGCTGCCGCTCCTGTTCGCCTGAGTGTGCGGAGCCCGGGACCGGGACTGGAGGCCGTGCGGCTCACTGCGCGGCGGGGAGAGCACACTTGGCCACTGTACGAGCGGCTGTTTGTTCGGAGCACGTGGCGCGGAAGCGGAGTCAACGAATGCGTGATCGACACGGTACCGAATTGGGCCGGGCTGGGCGTGGGAGACGGCGAGCTGGAAGTGGAGTTGTGGGCTTCCACGTACGGGTGGCACTTGTGGAGAGCGGAACAGGTACTGGTGTGGCAGCGCAAAATTGTTTTGGACACCACGCCGCCCCGGTTGGAGCTTTTGACCAGCCAGCACAATGTCCGTTTGGGCGGGGTGGAACTGGCCATTTGGCGCCAGTCGGCGGACGCCGTGCAAAGTGGCGTGGAGGTGGGAGAATATTTCTTCCCTGCAGTCCGTGGCTTCTTTGCTGACGCACAGTTGACAATGGGACTATTTGCGATTCCGCAGGATCTCGATGGCACTGCGCAACCGCGCGTGGTTGCATGGGATCACGCCGGCAATCGCAGCCAAGTTGCGATTCCAGTGGTCATTCAGATGCGCCGCTTTGCCGAGAGGATGTTGAACCTAGACGACGACTTCCTTGCCCGTAAGGTTCCGGAAATCGAGGCCGCCAATCAGTTGCCGGCCACAGGCACGCTGGTCGAGCGCTACCTGCGCATCAACCGTGACCTGCGGCGACAAAACGAAACGACCCTCCGGCAACTTGCAAGCAAGAGTCAGGCGACGCCCCACTGGTTTGGCACCTTTCACCGGCAATCGAACACTGCGCCGCTGAGTTCCTTTGCCGATCGGCGAACGTACGTGTATCGGGGTGAGCAGATCGACCGCCAGGTGCATTTGGGGTTCGATCTAGCTTCGATCAAGGCCAGCCCGGTCGAGGCGGCCCAGAAGGGCACCGTGGTGTTTGCTGGCAACTTGGGAATTTACGGCAACACGGTCGTCGTCGATCATGGGCTCGGCGTTTTTACGTTGTACGGGCACTTGCGAGCCATCGATGTGAAGCCAGGGGATTTGGTGGAACGGGGCCATCAGCTTGGCCTCACGGGAGAGACCGGCCTCGCCGCGGGCGATCACTTGCACTTTTCCGTGATGCTGTGGGGCGTGCATGTCGATCCCGTCGAGTGGTGGGACGGGAGTTGGATTCGCAAGCATCTGCTGGCAAAAATCGAAGCGTTTCCTCGCGCCTCTGTGAGTGAAGGGCAAGGGAGTCCATGAGCAAGCAAGCACATGAACGGGTGTTGGAAAAAGGAGAAGGGCTGTTGCGCTCGTGGGGGTTACACCCATCCTCGCCGTTGAGCGACTTGGCCGCGAGAATGGGGCGTGATGCAGCCGCGGATGCGGCTCTTGCGCATTGGCTCGGAAGCCGCCCGGAGGCTGAAGCGGTGGCGCTCCTAGAAAAGCTCGCTGCGGCCGAGGATAAAACGGTACGTCGCGAAGCGCGCCGTGCTTTGTACCGGCTCGAGCAACGTGGCCTGGTTTCGCGAGCTGCGCCCCAGGAGGTTGTGGCGCGGCCGTTTCTGGAGGCAGAACCAGCGGTAACCGAGGCATATTTCTCCCAATATTTCAGCACGGGTGAACGTGAACTGTTCTTTGTGCGCAAGGGATCGGCGCGTTTGCTCGTCTTATTTGCCATAACGCGCGACTACGATCACTCCTTGCGGGAGCTCAGGCGGGTTGAGCTATCCAGAAAACAGTGGCGAGCGTCTCTCGAAGACAGCGCCCGCGGCGGTTACCCGCTCGCGAAAGGAGATGCTGCCCACTGCGACGCCCTGCTGTGGCGCGCGTATGAGAACGTGTCTTCTGTAGGGCAGCCAATCAGCGTGGACTATGCCGCCGTTCGCAGCGAATTCTTTCAGGGCCCGCCCCTCGCGACCGCTTCCCACCCTCTCACCCAGATTTATCCAGAGGCAGAACTCGCAGAGGTCCCGATCGCCGCGAGGCAAATCGGTGAGAGACTCTTGAACGAGAAGGCCGTTCTCTCGCTTGCCGCTGGCCTGCTGGACCGGTTGAGGGAGTTCGTCGAGCGTATTCGCGAGGTGCAGGCAAGCCCACTGGTGTTAACCGACGTTCAAAAGCAGGAACGGCAAGCGCAAATCGTTGCGCAGGCCATCGACACCGTTTTTGCGCCTGCGGAGCGCCCGTCGTGGGTCCATCGTCTACGAGAAGTGGGCTACTACGTGCACCTCATGGGCAAGAGCTCCGTTGCCCGTGAGCTTGCGGCGACGGCCTTTGCGTTGGAGAAGCCAGGGATCGATCCAAAACAGGTAGCGTTTTGTCGGGCGGCAGTAGAAACCTTGATTTTTATTGAGCTTTATGAGCGCGAGCTCGCGGAAGCGGAGAGGGCGAAGGAGTCCCTAATCGTCACGCCCGACCGGCTCGTGCGCGCTGCTCGCGCTGCTAAGGAACGCACCCCACGTCGTTGAACGACGGAATGCTGATACCGTCAGTTGGCGACGGATCCGCCCTCGTCGACCGCAAGCAGAAAAATTTGCTTTGACTAGGTGGCGGCTGGTGGCTTAAGCTTCGCGGCAGTCTTCCGAACTGGGGGTCGGTCGGTTGCGAGCGAGGAGCCGTGCAAAGGGAACTGGCCGGGCTAAGCCCAAGCAGCGCCAGTGGAAAACCTGGTTCGAGTGGTTGCCGATTCCGGCTTGGGTTGAGTCCCAGAGCAAATTGCTGCACGCGAATCAGGCGGCGATCGCCGCATTTGGAGCGCGCTCCCTCGAGGAGTTGCAACAGGCTTGGAGACGGGTTCACCCTTGCCTTGACCGCAAGTTGCCACTGCGAGGGGACGCGATGGGGACCTCGGCGGAGGGACCCTTGGAAGTGGAAGCGCGGCATGTAGACGGGCGGCCCCTGTTCTTGGTCATGTTCGCCTCCCTCCTGCCGGCTCGACCACGAGCCATTCTGGTTGTGGCATGCGCTCGGCAACTCTCGGAAAAGGTCACCCTGGAATTACAGAAGGAGCGGGCCGCCCGAGAAAAGGCCGAGTCGGAGCTTCGGGATCAAAGCCTCTGGTCCGCACTGGGTACGTTGGTGGGGCGGGTGGCTCATGACATTCGCAACCCCCTGTTTGGAATGCTGGCCACGATCGATGCCCTGGAAGCCAAGATTGGCGCGCCTGATGTGCAAGAGTATTTCAACGTCTTGCGGAGCGAGGGGCACCGCTTGAACCGGTTGCTAGAGGAGCTGCTCGCGTTCGGACGCGGGGGGAGGGCCCGGCGCCGCGAGATTGTGGAGCTCGGCGGCGTCGTTGGGGAGGCGATGCGGCAGTGTGAGCAACTGGCCAAGGAACGAGGTGTTACCTTAAAAATCGTGCACCGTGCCGCGAGCGCCCGCGTGAATGCGGATGAGGAACATTTGGTGCAGGCGGTGCAGAACATCGTGCAAAACGCCGTCCAGCATTCGCGTCCAGGGAGCGAAGTGGCGGCATTTACGTCGGTGTTGAAGCGAAAAGGCGGAGGCATGGCGGTGTGCGAGGTGTGGGACGCCGGCCCAGGTTTTCGCCCCGAGGACCTCCCGCACGTGTTCGAACCGTTCTTTTCGCGGCGCTCTGGGGGTACCGGTCTTGGCCTGGCCATCGCTGCGCGGATCGTGAGCGATCACGGGGGAACCATCCGCGTGGGCAACCGCCCGCGTGGCGGGGCGTGGGTGCGCATAGAAATTCCGGTGGCGCGAGAAAGAAGAAGCTCAGGCCCAAGCGAATGAGTTTGCGGGTGCTCGTTGCTGACGACGAAGATACAGTGCTGTTTGCCTTGCGAGAATATTTAGGATCGCGAGGCTGGCAGGTCACAGAGGCACGGAGCGCGGCAGAACTCTGGCGGGCAATCGAACAGGGACTGCCAGATGTCGTCCTGCTCGATTACCAGCTCCCGGATGCTACTGCGCTCGACATTCTTGCGGCGCTACGGGAAAGAATCCCGACGGTACCGGTGATCATCCTCACCGGATTTGGTTCGATCGAACTTGCGGTTAAGGCCATGCAATTGGGGGCAAAACAGTTTCTGACCAAGCCGCTCGATTTGCCGACCTTGGCTACGCTCATTGAGCGGGTGGATAGCGAGCGGCGAGCGGAGGCGTTGTATCTTGTTAGCCGCGAGTCGCAGGTGCGCCGCGAGGCCAATCCGTTTGTCGGGACCAGCCAGGCCATCCGTCGTGTGGAACAGTTGGCAAAGAAAATTGCTCGGTCCGATGCGGCGGTGTTACTCACTGGCGAGACGGGTACGGGCAAAGGCGTGCTTGCGCGTTGGCTACATGCTCAAGGCCCGCGCCGAGGGAACCCATTTGTCGACATTAACTGCGCTGGACTGGGTGGCGAGTTGCTCCACGCTGAACTGTTTGGGTACGAAAAGGGTGCCTTCACAGGGGCGGTGGAACGTAAGCTTGGCCTGGTGGAGCTTGCCCACCGTGGCACACTGTTTCTCGACGAGATTGGCGACATGGACCTGGCCGTGCAGGCGAAATTGCTCAAGGTGCTGGAAGAGCGTCGCTTTCGGCGCTTGGGCGCCGTTGCCGATGTCCAAGTCGACATTCGCTTGATCAGTGCCACGCACCATGACCTGACACAGGCCGTGGTGCGTGGCAGTTTTCGCTCGGACCTATACTACCGCATCGCCGTGGTCACACTCGAGCTGCCGCCCCTCCGCGAGCGCAAGGAAGACGTTCCTTTGTTGGCCGAGGAAATGCTTCGGCAGTTCGCGCCAGCAGGAAGGGATGGTCCTTGGAGACTTTCGCCGGAAGCGATTCAGGCTCTGGTGAGGTATTCCTGGCCGGGAAATATTCGGGAGCTGCGAAACGTGCTCGAACGAGCGACGTTACTCGCCAATGGGCCCACCATTGGCGCGGAACACTTAGCCGTTGGGGTGGCTGGCTTCGTGGCCGCCCCGAACGTAATGGCTGTAGAGGAGAACGCGGACCTGCCATTGGCCGAAGTGGAAAAGCGCCACATTCTGCGGGTCTTCGATGCAGTGGGGGGGGATGTGGCCCGAGCTGCCGAGCGCTTAGGGGTGCCGCGCAGCACGCTGTATCAGCGGTTGCAAAGCTACGGAGTGCAGCCGCGGCGTCCGCGCAAGGCCCGGCGTTCCTAACCGCAATCCTGCCGCGGCTGCGGCGGGGCTGGAACTGGGCAACGGGGAATCGGAGGGTCGCAGCCATGTTCCGGTATCGCCCGCTGCTACGGCACCTCCCTGCCGGTCTCTCCCAGATTCCAGATTCCAGAAGTGAGAAGCGTTCGCGCAAATCGCCGCCAGAAGACGCGGGCCCGCAGCGCACGGGCTGGTTGGCATGTTGGTCGCTCTTGTCGGTGGACAGAGGTCCAAGTTTCACCATGAAAGATATTTGGGACGAAAGAACAAGGATTCTGGTCATTGCGCCACGGTGCTCGGCTACGCAGGCAATTGTTCGGCGCTTGCGTAGCGAGGGATTTGTGGTGGATGTCGCACCAACCCCGCAACAGGCGTTCGCCCGGGTTGATCTGGTCCGGTACGATATCGTCGTTGGCCACCAGCGCATCGACCGGAGCCGACGCGAAATGCTGGCAGAGCTGGCCCGCTTCGTTCGCCGTCGCCGCCCACAAGCAGGCTTGATCGAGATCTCCGGCTGCACAAGCGGGCCGGGCGACGAGTGTTGCGAGGCGGCACCGTTTCGCGCGCGCTCTCTGGCTTGCCGCGGAGCCAACTCCTTGTTGGTTCAGTCCGTGCTGGAACTCATCCAGCGTGCGGTGTCAGCAGCGGGATGTTCGTCGCCGCATGAGCCTTGTTCAGATGAGTTCAAGGCGGCGAATTCATGAGCCGCCTGCTGGTGGTTGAAGACTCGGACGCGCTTCGCTTTGCGATGCGAGAGTTCTTTCAGAACCGTGGCTATACGGTCGACGAAGCGAGCAGCTTGGCGGAGGCGCTGCGGCATATCGCTCGGAGGTCTTATGCAGCGGTTCTGTTGGATTGGTCGCTAACGCCGGACGGAGCGGAGGGGGCGGAGGTTCTCCGTTATCTCCGCGGCGGCAAGGTGCGGAAGCCGCCACTTGCCGTGGTGGTGACGGCCCTGCGGGATGCCGAAGTGGAGCGAATGGCACGATCACTTGGCGCGCAGCATGTTCTGTGGAAGCCGGTCGACCTCAGCCAGCTCGCAGCCCTGTTGCCCCCGCCAAGGCCGACGTCTGCCAAGCCAAAGAAGTGATTGAAATCAGCGCGGAACGAAGCAGAGGAAAATGTCGAACGGCAAACAAGCGGACCCGCAAAATCGCTGGCAAAACAATGCTGAGACGAATCTCCGGGAAACCCACGCGGACGAGGAGCGGGGAGCAGCACAACCGGACCTCACGCCCCGAGAAGCCGAGATTGAGAGGCTGCGTGCAGAGCTCGAGGAGACCCGCCGCGCGTTTGACCACTTTGCATGCGCTGTGGCCCATGACTTGCGTACACCGCTGCGTCACATCGAAGCGTTCGCTCACTTGATCCAAAAGGAGGTTCCCGACGCGAGCGCGGTTGCGCAGTCGTACTTGGTAAGCCTGAGAAATGCGGTGGCCGACATGCGGGAATTGCTCGAGGCCTTATTGCGCCTCTGCCGCGCGGGCCATGCCCCGTTGGCGCGCCGGCGCGTGGACCTCAAGCAGATGGTGCTGACCATCCTGGCCAGATTCCAACGCCGCTTCCCACAGCGCGTAACCCAAGTCACGTTCCGCGGCGATCTCGAAGCCTCTGCGGACCCAGACTTGACGTATCTCCTCCTCCACGCGCTTCTCGACAATGCATGGAAGTACGCGCAACCCCGGCCAACTACGACGCTCGAAGTTGGGGAGCGGCTTTGCGGAAGTCACCGCGTGTATTACGTGCGCGATTTCGGAGTAGGTTTTCCGCAGGAGCAGGCCCAAGAGCTGTTCAAGCCCCTGCGCCGCTTGCACTCCAGCGCCGAATTCGAGGGCGTCGGGCTAGGGCTGGCGTTAGCCAAGCGGATTGTCGAACGGCACGGCGGGGAGATCTGGGCCGAAGGAGAAGTCGGCCAGGGGGCTTGCTTCTACTTCACGTTAGGTGCGTAGCCCGGCCTCGCCATCAGCGGCGCGCAGTTAGAGGGTGGAGCCGGCTCTAGGCGTGCAACCTGGGCTGGTGGGAGAAGTTGGTTACGTACCGCCACGCGTGTAGCATCCCGAGCGATGACCTCGTAGTGTCCTGGTAGTACTGCGTCGAGATTTTGTCCCGGCCGGAGTGGATCCGATATCCAGATGAGCGGCCGCTCTTCCCACCAGCGCTGGAGCGTGGCGGCGTCGATGAACAAACGGTCGCCGTGAGGCTCGAGGTATGTCGGCAGCACGAAATCACGCGGCGGCAAAATTTCAATGCGCCGGCGCAAGTAGTAGTTGAGCCCGGCACACGTTTGGTACTCCTCGGGAGCTTGGTAAACGACCGTCACGTTTGCCCCTTCCAAGTGTGGGCTGATTTGCTGAGCTAACGGGAACGTAGAATTGTTGGGGGCCACGAGGGCAAGCCCCCGGCAAAACAAGGGGACCACCGCGGCAAAGGTCACGGCAACAGCCACCGGTGCCAAGCGTCGTGCCCCGATCCACCAGAGCAAGAGGGCGACCACGCCAGCCAAGCTCAAACCGCCAAACGCCTGAATTGCAATGCCGATAAACTCGTGCGTAGGCCCCAGCCACTCCTCTTCCCGCAGTAAACGCGGCACGACCCAGAGCCCGTTCACGAAAACGAATGCAGCGAAAACCCAATGAACCCAGGTTGCGGCCGCCCAGCGCGGAGAAAGCGTTTCGGCACGCCCGAGGTATGCTGCCACAAGCAGCGCCAGGGGTGGCAGCGCCGGCAAAGAGTAGTGTTCCAAGCGCGACGATGCAGCCGAGAACAGGGCAAGCACCGCGAGGCTCCAGGCGAGGAGGAGAACGGCAATTGTCCGCTCCTCGCGTGTCGGGAGTTTGCCCACCGCCACGCCAACGGCTGCGGGAACGAACACGCTCCACGGAAAGAGACGCATGGCGAAAGCTGCCCAAAACATGGGTAACGAGATCGGGATCGAGTCGCGCGGAAACTTTTTGTCGAAGAAAAACAACAGGTGCTGGTTGATCACATAGTCC is a window encoding:
- a CDS encoding ATP-binding protein; translated protein: MSNGKQADPQNRWQNNAETNLRETHADEERGAAQPDLTPREAEIERLRAELEETRRAFDHFACAVAHDLRTPLRHIEAFAHLIQKEVPDASAVAQSYLVSLRNAVADMRELLEALLRLCRAGHAPLARRRVDLKQMVLTILARFQRRFPQRVTQVTFRGDLEASADPDLTYLLLHALLDNAWKYAQPRPTTTLEVGERLCGSHRVYYVRDFGVGFPQEQAQELFKPLRRLHSSAEFEGVGLGLALAKRIVERHGGEIWAEGEVGQGACFYFTLGA
- a CDS encoding sigma-54 dependent transcriptional regulator → MSLRVLVADDEDTVLFALREYLGSRGWQVTEARSAAELWRAIEQGLPDVVLLDYQLPDATALDILAALRERIPTVPVIILTGFGSIELAVKAMQLGAKQFLTKPLDLPTLATLIERVDSERRAEALYLVSRESQVRREANPFVGTSQAIRRVEQLAKKIARSDAAVLLTGETGTGKGVLARWLHAQGPRRGNPFVDINCAGLGGELLHAELFGYEKGAFTGAVERKLGLVELAHRGTLFLDEIGDMDLAVQAKLLKVLEERRFRRLGAVADVQVDIRLISATHHDLTQAVVRGSFRSDLYYRIAVVTLELPPLRERKEDVPLLAEEMLRQFAPAGRDGPWRLSPEAIQALVRYSWPGNIRELRNVLERATLLANGPTIGAEHLAVGVAGFVAAPNVMAVEENADLPLAEVEKRHILRVFDAVGGDVARAAERLGVPRSTLYQRLQSYGVQPRRPRKARRS
- a CDS encoding M23 family metallopeptidase, coding for MRRFVTIVVVGLIAMGAGLVWMQWDRAPTVIADETSPVIGAAAPVRLSVRSPGPGLEAVRLTARRGEHTWPLYERLFVRSTWRGSGVNECVIDTVPNWAGLGVGDGELEVELWASTYGWHLWRAEQVLVWQRKIVLDTTPPRLELLTSQHNVRLGGVELAIWRQSADAVQSGVEVGEYFFPAVRGFFADAQLTMGLFAIPQDLDGTAQPRVVAWDHAGNRSQVAIPVVIQMRRFAERMLNLDDDFLARKVPEIEAANQLPATGTLVERYLRINRDLRRQNETTLRQLASKSQATPHWFGTFHRQSNTAPLSSFADRRTYVYRGEQIDRQVHLGFDLASIKASPVEAAQKGTVVFAGNLGIYGNTVVVDHGLGVFTLYGHLRAIDVKPGDLVERGHQLGLTGETGLAAGDHLHFSVMLWGVHVDPVEWWDGSWIRKHLLAKIEAFPRASVSEGQGSP
- a CDS encoding HAMP domain-containing histidine kinase, which codes for MGTSAEGPLEVEARHVDGRPLFLVMFASLLPARPRAILVVACARQLSEKVTLELQKERAAREKAESELRDQSLWSALGTLVGRVAHDIRNPLFGMLATIDALEAKIGAPDVQEYFNVLRSEGHRLNRLLEELLAFGRGGRARRREIVELGGVVGEAMRQCEQLAKERGVTLKIVHRAASARVNADEEHLVQAVQNIVQNAVQHSRPGSEVAAFTSVLKRKGGGMAVCEVWDAGPGFRPEDLPHVFEPFFSRRSGGTGLGLAIAARIVSDHGGTIRVGNRPRGGAWVRIEIPVARERRSSGPSE
- a CDS encoding response regulator, with product MSRLLVVEDSDALRFAMREFFQNRGYTVDEASSLAEALRHIARRSYAAVLLDWSLTPDGAEGAEVLRYLRGGKVRKPPLAVVVTALRDAEVERMARSLGAQHVLWKPVDLSQLAALLPPPRPTSAKPKK